CCAAAACGATTATGAACAAGAAaacattctatatgtacatacctTTTTCCTACACACCATTTCAAAATTTCATTTTGCTTCTCCACATCAAAATCTAATACAAATCTCTTATATTGTTTGTGATAACTAAAGTTGTACTTCATCTTTTATTGACTCCCCCAAAACAGAGTGGACACGAAATCTTGTGCTGAGGTCGGCATTCACGTGTCCGTGCAGCAGCCGCGTGCACGCCCACCGCCACCCGCCGGTCACCCTCCCGACCACGCACCGGTGGCCGCCGGTCACCTCTACACACACAGCACGGGATAAAAGCCAACTACCCTCCTCCTCTCTACccatttcttcttcctcctcctccccagATCAAGAAACCGTGTCCTAGAAACCACCGAGATCGCAGAAAAGGCGCCATCCTTTGACGGATTCTCCTGCTCTCCGCGTCGCTACGGATCGAGCGGTTGTTTGTCGGGAGATTTTTCTTACCACTCTCTGGTCGCCGGCCGGAGAGACGGCGGTTCGTGGTGTGCGGAGATGGTGGCCGAGGCGGAGGTGATGCATCAGCAGCCCGCGCCGGTGTTGGAGGTGCAGTACAGCCGGTGCGTCACTAAGGGGGTCGGGATGTCGGCGGTCGCCGTGCCGGAGGTGGCGGTGGGGATCGAGGTCGCCGTCGAGTTGCCTAGCGTGGTGAGTTGCGCCGCTCAAGCTCCTGTTTTTCTTTGCTCCTATGCTAATCTCCTCAGACCATATATACCTGTATGTAAGGCAGTGGGGAATTTCCACAACAGATCAGCTGGAGTTCCTGGTGGGGCTTTCTTGTTGGATTTCTAGGACAGATTGTTGGCATAATCAGCTCAAAATTTCTTGTATTTTGTTAATTATTCCTGCCATACTATTCTTGAAGTTTGCTATACTTGCTACTCTTACTAGGAATGGTTATCTGCCTGTGGATGCAAAAGTCTGACATACTTTCATAAAAAGTAGCTCCTTTTTAGAGGGTTCTAGTTctagggtggtggtggtggttgtaggCCACAGGGGTGAGAAAGTGGGTGCTCTAATTATTGGAGCCATTTGTTTAGTGTGTAGGGTTGCTCAGTTGTGATATGTGTTCTTCTGCAACATTACTTTGGTTCTTAATCAAGCCAGAAAATATCGAATTATTGATGCAATTAGAATCTTTAATCTCTAGTTGTAAGCCACAGGAGTATTTAGACTGTTTAGTTTAACCAGTGGAGTGAGCTTTTCTGCTGTTAAGCTTTGTATTGATCTAGCATTGAGACCATTTTGGACTTCTGTATTCCCTCCATTCCAAATTAAGTGTCAtatctttttttcttcaaaatggGCGGACCTACACACTAAAACGCGTCAAGATGCATACATATTTAGACCAAATCTGACCAAAGCTGCGACACTTAATTTGGAACAGAGGAAACACACAAGTAGTTCAGACTATTGTGCATTGTTTTGATCATAGTTGTTTAACAGATTAAGTTAAAAAGACCCATGTTGTTTGTATTTCTTCTGAAATCAAGGAATAAGGTGCTAATGGCTTTGTGTTTTGGTATAGGAGTTGGCAAGTGTTGATGGTGCGACGAGCGTGTCTGCTGAGACACTACATTTTGTGCCCAACATCCGGTCTGGTAGCTTTGCTGATATCGGACCAAGGATGTACATGGAAGATGAACACATCCGGATAGATGATCTTTCAGCTCATCTTGGCTCACTGCTAGTGTGCCCATTACCCAGTGCCTTCTATGGGGTAAGTCAGTAAGTTATTGCTGCATTTCATGAGACGGTTTTATCCTCAACAATAGTGCCTAAATGGATTGTCTTGTTTCTTTTGCTTGTATTTAGGTTTTTGATGGCCATGGGGGTCCGGACGCTGCAGCCTACATGAAAAGGCATGCAATGAGGTTCTTGTTTGAGGATAGAGAGTTCCCACAAGCATTGCAAGTGGACGATATATTCCTTCAGTCTGTTGAGGACTGCATTCGCAGCGCGTTCTTGGAGGCTGATCTTGCTCTGGCTGACAATTTAGATATCAGCAGTTCTTCTGGAACTACAGCACTCGCGGCGTTAGTCTTTGGCAGGTAAGATGTGCATCATCAATTGCAGTTCCAGTGTGCAGAAATGTGCAAGTCATTGTTTCAGCAGGCATGCTCATTCGAGGCCTAACGTTCCTTGCAGGCAATTGTTGGTTGCCAACACGGGTGACTGCCGGGCTGTCCTCTGCCGGAGAGGCATGGCCATGGAGATGTCTCGAGATCACAGAGCGAATCACGTAGAGGAGTGTGAAAGGGTTGCTGCGTCCGGCGGATACATCGAGGATGGCTACCTCAACGGAGTGCTCTCCGTGACGCGGGCTCTAGGTGACTGGGACATGAAGGTGCCCGACTGTTCCACGTCGCCCCTCATCGCGGAACCAGAGTTCCAGCAGGCCACGCTGACCCAGGATGACGAGTTCCTCATCATGGGCTGCGACGGGATCTGGGACGTGATGACCAGCCAGCACGCGGTGAGCGTGGTCCGGCGAGGTCTCAGGCAGCACGACGACCCTGAGCGGTGCGCGCGGGAGCTCGTGATGGAGGCGAAGCGGCTCGAGACTCCTGACAACCTCACGGTGATCGTGGTGTGCTTTGCCTCGGAGCTTGGCTcgccacctgctcagcagcaggaGCAGGTGGCGGCGAGGCCGAGGAGCTGCAAGGGCCTGTCGGCTGAGGCCCTGTGCAACCTGAGGAGCTGGCTGGAGACTGATCGCTAGCTGAGGTAGCCAAATAGAATTGGTTGGTACGTTCCTGCACTGTAAATATGCTGACATTGATCCAGGAATTGTAACCGTTAGTTTCGCCCATTTGTTCATGCAGCTGCCAGCAGTTTTGTAGGCGCATTCTCACATCATTTCTTTGTTGTTTTCTTCTCCGTTGTTGCTCACGCCATGTACATATATCGGTTGCGCCCATGGACGGATCTGCTTTCCTGGAGCAACCTCTGCTGTTTAATCGTACTATCAGGCGACTAACTAATTATCGCAGGTTCAGAAAGGTGGTTCTTTGCCCACATCATGTAGGATGGGAACATAAAATGAACTTTTGGAAAACTGGAATCAAAGAAGAATGAGAACTCTAGAGAAATTTTCTGACCCTAGCACTAGCTCAGAACCCATACCACTAAAGTCAGCCGTTGTGGTGGAAGTGGAATGGCTGGCACCGGCAGCACTAGAGACCAGACATGCCCTTACCAAATCCACAGCCTCCCACTTTCTGTTGCTTTCCAATCGCTAGTCGTCCAAGAATAATTTCTACTTTATGATAAGGCTGCATCGGGAACATAAAAATCAGTGAAGCTGCAACGATACATCCAAAGTCGTTCATTGCACCTTGGCCTCACAGCTGCCGCTGCATTTGACCACTGAACGGAAGGTGATAGGCAAATATAGAATACAAATGCATACAGCCACAGCCGGCGGCGGCGCCGTCGGCATCGATCAGTCACTGACTCGCAAGTGGGGTAGGATTAGTAGCTAGTCAGGTGATACACGGATGGGCCAAGCTGCCAGCCTACAGAGTCAAATGGTTGTAGGTAACAGCCACAGATGCACCACTGAGTGTTGAACAAGTGAGATGACAAGTCCATGGTGATATGATATTCCACGATGTGATATTGCTAAAGATTTTCTCTGGTGGCAGTTATCTTTTGCTCTCTACACTAAAGGTACGAGTTTACGATAATGACAGGAAACATGCCTGGCTGCACACGCAGCTGACAGCAGCAACAAGAGAGGAATACAACAAGTCACGGCAAGACAGCGATATTTATGATATACTGTACGTTCTAGAGAACAAGCCCAAGGGACGTTGTCACCGTGGCAGTATTTTGATCGACTATCATCATGCTGCTGATGCCGATATATAAAAGCCTCTATGTACTAAGCTGCGTCAACATATATCCAAATTCTGTGCGCACTAGAGGATTGCCACACTCCACTCCCAACTGATTAGCAAGATTTCTTGATGGGCTAGCTTGGCGGGGGTGTCTGTGTGACTCTTCCAAAAGGGAGAACGAGGTCGACCATGGAGTCGTACTCCTCTCTGCTAACCTGGGCTGAGATCAAAACCTGCAGAGCGCAACAGAGAACAATCAAATTTCTCCAAACACGTTACATCCTTATATGTGCACATCACAAGAGGTAGGGAAAGGAAACATCACCTTCTGCACAAGCTTTGAGTCTGAGATCACTGGAGTAAGAACAGGAAGCCGGTGAACCGAGAGTGCATCAAGCAGCACAAGAACCATCAATTGCCATTGCCTTGATCTCAGAGGAGGTAGCGCCTCAACAAGTGACATTGTGTCGATCAAGTATCCCTAGTTGCAATCAACTAACTCCAATTAGTTTCTAAAAAAAGCATAGTGCCAACAGAAAGATGTGGAATCCAGGTGTGAAGGTACGATAATTCATTATGAGACACTATAATCAAGATAACCTACACTTTTTTACGCTGATTAGATGTTAGCCACAGACAGAATGCAGCAGAAAGAACACACAGAAAGGTTCGCATGCCAAATACTATGCAGTGAAGACATACCCAGGTGCGACTAGCGTCTTATCCATGATAAAGAAACATGCGCATACTACCTGTTATCATAGTAATTTCTCAAATGTAATGAATCGTTGCTTGATAGTTATCTGTATTGCAGTATGTTCCAGCTAGTAAGGCAAACAACGTTGATATGCAAAGTAAGTCCATATAGAAGAACATAGAATTGGACTAACAGTACTTCAAGCAATAAACTCGTCTTGATACATACCAGAGTAGTCTCCAACTTGGAAACTGGGATTCGCATCCTCAAGTTTGATACAAGTACTGGCAATGCATTAGAAATGCAAGATGCTAAAGCTCTTTTAATTTCAGATGATTGGCTATCTCTTGAAACTCTCTTCTCAGGATACTCTCTCCCAGTAGAAATCGACAACTCTTCCACAGAACTTTCATCAAGCATGTACACGTAGGCTAAAGATGACCGGGATATCCATCCAAATAGTGTGGCCCACATTGTTGCAAAAGCAGACAGCTGAAAAGATATGCATGTCAGGCTTAATTCTACAATGAATATAGAGTAAGCAACAAAACTGGTACTTTTTATGAAGGATGCTTACAGTTAAACTGAAACCTTCTGGTGGAGTGTCATGCCACGAATCATCAACTTCAAACATGTCTGTGTCTAGAAGCACAGTCTTCTTTGGCCACTTCACAACATCATTATCTACTTCAGATACTTCTTTATCCGCAGTATCATTGCCCTTAtcattctcaaactgttcctggtGAAGCATGTCAGGCAATATGATGATCCCTGCCTTAGAAACTGTGTTCAGAAAGGTGCAAGTCAGTATATAAACAACAAATGGTGTACATATAAAAGGATCGCAAGGTTATGGAAAATATGTTCACCTGCATCTTCCACTTCTAATGTGCCTGAAGAAATATCTCCTACTGCCTCAATAAGGGCAGCTGCACAAGCCTCTGCAGATTCACGTCTTAGTGAACTGTCAATGTCTGCCTTAGATTGTTTATCATCTGAATGGGTATCATATGCTTTGCTTATTTCTAAGATGCTCCCATTCTCATCTGCCCATGTCACAGACTGACTTCTGTTCTTGGACCCTGCAGCCTTAAGTGAAGATTTTAGTGCAGCTCTAGCTTTCTCGTCACTTGTCTCATTTTTTTCAAGGTCCACTGCTTTGTTGAATCCTTCATGTAGTTGGTCGTTGTAACCACTCGTTGAATCTCTTACAGAGTGTTGAGATGATGAGGGATGATTATCTCCTAGGATGGAACTTGAGAAGTTATATTGACCCATAGGACCTTGATCCATCTTTAGCGAAGCATGATCCCCCATAATGATTGTACTAGTAAAGCCTACTCCATGCCCATCACTTCCAGCAGGTAGCGAAGTATTATCCCCCATGATGATTGTACTACTAAAGCCTACTCCATGCCTATCACTTCCAGCAGGTTTTCTTGCAGGCTTACTCTTGGATGCCCTTGGTGACACTCTAgttgatttcttttttttcttgTCATTTTTCTCTTCCAAAACTACATGCTCTAGCTGCTTCGCAATGGTATCTGTTATGCATGTCGACAGCATATCAGCCGCTT
This Lolium perenne isolate Kyuss_39 chromosome 1, Kyuss_2.0, whole genome shotgun sequence DNA region includes the following protein-coding sequences:
- the LOC127345720 gene encoding probable protein phosphatase 2C 47, with product MVAEAEVMHQQPAPVLEVQYSRCVTKGVGMSAVAVPEVAVGIEVAVELPSVELASVDGATSVSAETLHFVPNIRSGSFADIGPRMYMEDEHIRIDDLSAHLGSLLVCPLPSAFYGVFDGHGGPDAAAYMKRHAMRFLFEDREFPQALQVDDIFLQSVEDCIRSAFLEADLALADNLDISSSSGTTALAALVFGRQLLVANTGDCRAVLCRRGMAMEMSRDHRANHVEECERVAASGGYIEDGYLNGVLSVTRALGDWDMKVPDCSTSPLIAEPEFQQATLTQDDEFLIMGCDGIWDVMTSQHAVSVVRRGLRQHDDPERCARELVMEAKRLETPDNLTVIVVCFASELGSPPAQQQEQVAARPRSCKGLSAEALCNLRSWLETDR
- the LOC127345713 gene encoding putative RNA polymerase II subunit B1 CTD phosphatase RPAP2 homolog; this encodes MAPAAAAKPAARTTANVSAAVLRVQVALLEGAASCNEPLLHAAAAVLSRSDYDDLVTERTIDDSCGHAACPNPLPANANANAAPRFHISLREHRVYDLEEARKFCSERCLVASAAFAASLPTERPFGVPPARLDALVALFEGRGDGPGLGFREGGGKKEDEGIKVEIKEKEAPGTGEVTLQEWIGPSGAIEGYVPRHHPIHQGPMPEAKQSKGSIAEQSGNKNVHSGTAAPGKHDMAVSSSSVEAEVSSEVLAKKLDVNVKAKKKESAKTPSEIFKEDEAADMLSTCITDTIAKQLEHVVLEEKNDKKKKKSTRVSPRASKSKPARKPAGSDRHGVGFSSTIIMGDNTSLPAGSDGHGVGFTSTIIMGDHASLKMDQGPMGQYNFSSSILGDNHPSSSQHSVRDSTSGYNDQLHEGFNKAVDLEKNETSDEKARAALKSSLKAAGSKNRSQSVTWADENGSILEISKAYDTHSDDKQSKADIDSSLRRESAEACAAALIEAVGDISSGTLEVEDAVSKAGIIILPDMLHQEQFENDKGNDTADKEVSEVDNDVVKWPKKTVLLDTDMFEVDDSWHDTPPEGFSLTLSAFATMWATLFGWISRSSLAYVYMLDESSVEELSISTGREYPEKRVSRDSQSSEIKRALASCISNALPVLVSNLRMRIPVSKLETTLGYLIDTMSLVEALPPLRSRQWQLMVLVLLDALSVHRLPVLTPVISDSKLVQKVLISAQVSREEYDSMVDLVLPFGRVTQTPPPS